The following are encoded together in the Candidatus Dormiibacterota bacterium genome:
- a CDS encoding glycoside hydrolase — protein MSRRTILVAVLLALAGAAPTPDAHWRFVGPLRGGRTAAVSGVASEPDVFYIAAVNGGIWRTDDAGRTWTPIFDAQDTGSIGALAVAPSDPNVIYAGSGEGLQRPDLAVGDGIYTSADGGKTWTHRGLRTAEQISTIAVDPHNAQRLFVAALGHPYGPNAERGVYRSTDGGATFQRVLYVDENTGAYDVVIDPNDANVVYATLWAARQSPWETGAGDSFQIPSISVYKSTDGGSTWTPLRDGLPPLSGRSEIAVAPSNSNVVYAYVDVPHHGAAIYRSDDAGAHFIKVDDEGRLAKRGDDLASLAVDPHDPNVVYATNTSTYRSTDGGLHFTAIKGAPGGDDYHTMWINPALPSHMILGADQGAAVSLNGGRTWSSWYDQPTAEMYHVDASNGFPYVVCGGQQESGSACVSSLGAWGETTVRDWHPVGAEEYGYVVPDPLHLGVFFGGRVERFDESTGQTQDVSPLPLPSRALREDRTQPLAFDPLRPQRLYFALNRVLATEDGGASWYFVSPDLTREHPGVPAVLGPFERDDPARGTHRGTVYALAPSYVHEGTLWAGTDDGYVWITRDAGRHWTNVTPSVLTPWSKVSQIDASHFDDQTAYLAVNRIRLDDLHPYVYRTHDGGVHWELVVDGLPDEPVNAVREDPVQRGLLYAATEDGVDVSFDDGARWQSLQLNLPHTSVRDLIVHGNDLVVATHGRGFWILDDVEPLREIAAGRVTGALHLFTPAAAYRVRRDTNTDTPLPPEEPSGENPPVGAIIDYALASPARLLAIEILDGSGRVVRRYASDAGSPSPIPDLDKPRAWEAPFERPSAQAGLHRFVWDLREAPPNLPPSDQDLPISAVWGRTPRVPQGALLPPGRYVVRIDADGRVASAPLTVLMDPRVRIAKTALLLQYRLAHDLTTLIGRIAPQRGSGELVYALASLLQTVDGSDSAPTAQARAAYETLRAEVERRLGKH, from the coding sequence ATGAGCCGCCGCACGATACTCGTTGCCGTACTTCTCGCGCTTGCCGGCGCCGCGCCGACGCCAGACGCCCATTGGCGTTTCGTCGGACCATTGCGCGGAGGGCGCACCGCTGCGGTTTCCGGCGTGGCGAGCGAACCCGATGTTTTCTACATCGCTGCGGTCAACGGTGGCATTTGGCGCACCGACGACGCCGGAAGAACGTGGACGCCGATCTTCGATGCGCAGGATACGGGTTCGATCGGCGCTCTCGCCGTCGCTCCCTCGGACCCTAACGTCATCTACGCCGGAAGCGGCGAGGGACTGCAGCGCCCCGATCTCGCCGTCGGAGACGGCATCTATACCTCCGCCGACGGTGGAAAGACGTGGACGCACCGCGGGCTGCGCACTGCCGAGCAAATCTCCACGATTGCCGTCGATCCCCACAACGCGCAGCGGCTCTTCGTCGCCGCCCTCGGCCACCCATACGGACCGAACGCCGAACGCGGCGTCTACCGCTCGACGGACGGAGGCGCAACCTTCCAACGCGTGCTCTACGTCGACGAAAATACGGGAGCGTACGACGTCGTCATCGATCCGAACGACGCGAACGTCGTCTACGCGACGCTCTGGGCCGCTCGTCAGTCTCCATGGGAAACCGGCGCGGGCGATTCATTCCAGATTCCCAGCATCAGCGTCTACAAGTCGACCGACGGCGGCTCGACGTGGACGCCGTTGCGCGACGGTTTGCCGCCGCTCTCCGGTCGCAGCGAGATCGCCGTCGCGCCGAGCAACTCGAACGTCGTATACGCCTACGTGGACGTTCCGCACCATGGTGCCGCGATCTACCGCAGCGACGACGCGGGAGCGCATTTCATAAAAGTCGACGACGAGGGGCGTCTCGCGAAGCGCGGCGACGATCTCGCCTCACTCGCCGTCGATCCGCACGATCCGAACGTCGTCTATGCGACGAACACGTCGACCTATCGCTCGACCGACGGCGGGCTTCACTTCACGGCGATCAAGGGCGCGCCGGGCGGTGACGATTATCACACGATGTGGATCAATCCGGCTCTGCCGAGTCACATGATCCTCGGCGCCGATCAGGGTGCCGCGGTCTCACTCAATGGCGGGCGCACATGGAGCTCGTGGTACGACCAGCCGACCGCCGAAATGTATCACGTCGACGCGAGCAACGGCTTTCCGTACGTCGTCTGCGGCGGCCAGCAGGAGAGCGGCTCCGCGTGCGTGAGCAGCCTTGGGGCCTGGGGCGAGACGACCGTTCGCGACTGGCATCCCGTTGGAGCGGAGGAGTACGGATACGTCGTCCCCGATCCGCTCCATCTCGGCGTCTTCTTCGGTGGAAGGGTCGAGCGATTCGACGAGAGCACCGGACAGACGCAGGACGTGTCACCGCTGCCCTTGCCATCGCGCGCGCTACGCGAAGATCGTACGCAGCCGCTCGCGTTCGATCCGCTGCGCCCGCAGCGTCTCTACTTCGCACTGAACCGCGTCTTGGCGACCGAAGACGGCGGCGCGTCGTGGTATTTCGTGAGCCCGGACCTCACGCGCGAGCATCCGGGAGTGCCCGCCGTGCTGGGGCCGTTCGAGCGCGACGATCCCGCGCGCGGCACGCATCGCGGTACGGTGTACGCGCTCGCGCCGTCATACGTGCACGAAGGTACGCTGTGGGCCGGAACCGACGACGGGTACGTCTGGATCACGCGTGACGCGGGCCGGCATTGGACGAACGTCACGCCTTCCGTGCTGACGCCCTGGAGTAAAGTCTCGCAGATCGACGCGTCGCACTTCGATGACCAGACCGCGTACCTCGCCGTCAACCGCATCCGGCTCGACGACCTCCATCCATACGTCTACCGTACGCACGACGGCGGCGTTCATTGGGAGCTGGTCGTCGACGGCCTGCCCGACGAACCGGTCAACGCGGTGCGTGAGGATCCCGTGCAACGCGGTCTTCTCTACGCGGCGACGGAGGACGGGGTGGATGTCTCCTTCGACGACGGCGCACGCTGGCAATCGCTGCAGCTCAATCTCCCGCACACGTCGGTGCGCGATCTCATCGTGCACGGGAACGATCTCGTCGTCGCAACGCACGGACGGGGGTTCTGGATATTGGATGACGTCGAGCCGCTGCGCGAAATCGCTGCCGGCCGCGTAACGGGAGCGCTTCATCTTTTCACCCCGGCCGCCGCGTATCGCGTGCGCCGGGACACGAACACCGATACGCCGCTTCCTCCCGAGGAGCCGTCGGGCGAGAACCCGCCGGTCGGCGCGATCATCGACTACGCCCTCGCTTCGCCGGCGCGTCTGCTCGCAATCGAGATCCTCGACGGCAGCGGCCGCGTCGTTCGGCGATACGCGAGCGACGCTGGATCACCGTCGCCGATTCCCGACCTCGACAAGCCCAGAGCATGGGAGGCGCCGTTCGAGCGGCCGTCCGCGCAAGCCGGGCTCCACCGCTTCGTTTGGGACTTGCGGGAGGCCCCGCCGAACCTTCCGCCGTCGGACCAGGACCTTCCGATCTCAGCCGTTTGGGGGCGTACGCCGCGCGTTCCGCAAGGCGCCCTGCTGCCGCCGGGCCGGTACGTCGTCCGCATCGATGCCGACGGGCGCGTGGCGTCGGCTCCCTTGACCGTCCTCATGGACCCGCGCGTGCGTATCGCGAAGACGGCGCTGCTGCTGCAGTATCGCCTGGCACACGACCTCACGACGCTGATCGGCCGCATCGCTCCTCAACGGGGATCGGGGGAGCTCGTCTACGCGCTCGCGTCGCTGCTTCAAACGGTGGACGGGAGTGACAGCGCGCCCACCGCCCAAGCGCGTGCCGCATACGAAACGCTGCGCGCGGAGGTCGAGCGCCGCCTCGGAAAGCATTGA
- a CDS encoding CHRD domain-containing protein yields MMGRLFSATATAAAATIALYGIAGATSTMGTMHAASAATVHLTAQHHSGQAGTAVLTQKGSNVVVRLTMSGLPAGVAEPAHIHPGTCAKLNPAPRYPLTNATNGTTTTTIHNVRLASLLGGKYAINVHNAHTLSIYVACGDIK; encoded by the coding sequence ATGATGGGACGACTCTTTAGCGCGACGGCAACGGCCGCCGCCGCCACGATCGCGCTCTACGGCATCGCCGGCGCTACGTCCACCATGGGCACGATGCACGCCGCGTCAGCGGCGACGGTGCATCTGACCGCGCAGCATCACAGCGGTCAAGCCGGTACTGCGGTACTGACGCAAAAAGGAAGCAACGTCGTCGTAAGGCTCACGATGAGCGGCCTTCCGGCGGGAGTTGCAGAGCCGGCGCACATCCATCCCGGCACGTGCGCGAAGCTGAATCCGGCTCCGAGGTACCCCTTGACCAACGCCACGAACGGCACGACCACCACCACGATCCACAACGTGCGCCTCGCGAGCCTGCTCGGTGGCAAGTATGCGATCAACGTCCACAACGCACACACCCTGAGCATCTACGTCGCCTGCGGCGACATCAAATAA
- a CDS encoding threo-3-hydroxy-L-aspartate ammonia-lyase — protein MIGIADVRAAAVRIAGVAHRTPVVTSRTLDERTGASVFLKCENVQRMGAFKFRGAYNRIAQLTPSERKGGVVAFSSGNHAQGVALAARLLGVPATIVMPRDAPASKLAATRGYGAEVIEYERDRSHREEIAAAVARERGATLVPPFDDERIVAGAGTAALELLEDVGAVEAFVVPVGGGGLLSGTAIAAHGIDPRIGIYGVEPETGDDFRRSLERGEIVRIDVPRTIADGLQTEAPSPLTFGIAREHGAQIVTVSDSAMRAAMRFAFERLKLVLEPSGAAALAALLEQRLELRGKRIGVILSGGNVDAARYAELI, from the coding sequence GTGATCGGCATCGCCGACGTTCGCGCGGCGGCCGTCCGGATCGCCGGCGTCGCACACCGGACGCCGGTCGTGACGTCGCGTACGCTCGACGAGCGAACCGGGGCGAGCGTTTTTTTGAAGTGCGAGAACGTCCAGCGCATGGGGGCGTTCAAGTTTCGCGGTGCCTACAACCGTATCGCACAGCTGACGCCATCGGAACGCAAAGGCGGCGTCGTCGCGTTCTCGAGCGGAAATCACGCGCAGGGCGTCGCGCTCGCAGCGCGGCTGCTCGGCGTGCCGGCCACGATCGTCATGCCGCGAGACGCGCCGGCCTCGAAACTCGCAGCGACGCGCGGCTACGGCGCCGAGGTGATCGAATACGAGCGCGATCGCTCGCATCGTGAAGAGATCGCCGCCGCCGTCGCTCGCGAGCGCGGCGCGACCCTCGTGCCTCCGTTCGACGACGAGCGTATCGTCGCCGGCGCGGGCACGGCTGCCCTCGAGTTGCTGGAAGACGTGGGAGCCGTAGAGGCCTTCGTCGTTCCCGTCGGAGGTGGCGGCTTGCTGAGCGGAACGGCGATCGCCGCGCACGGCATCGATCCGCGGATCGGCATCTACGGCGTCGAGCCGGAGACGGGCGACGACTTTCGCCGCTCCCTCGAGCGCGGGGAGATCGTCCGTATCGACGTGCCGCGGACGATTGCCGATGGGCTGCAGACAGAGGCGCCGAGCCCGCTGACCTTCGGCATCGCGCGCGAGCACGGGGCGCAGATCGTCACGGTCTCGGACTCGGCGATGCGTGCAGCCATGCGGTTCGCGTTCGAAAGGCTCAAGCTCGTTCTCGAGCCGAGCGGAGCCGCGGCACTTGCCGCACTGCTGGAGCAGAGGCTCGAGCTGCGCGGCAAGCGCATCGGAGTAATCCTCAGCGGCGGTAACGTCGACGCCGCTCGTTACGCGGAGCTTATTTGA
- a CDS encoding peptide chain release factor 3 produces MTDTPLAAEVARRRTFAIISHPDAGKTTLTEKLLLYGGAIHVAGQVSARKRQREVTSDWMALERERGISITSTVLQFPYAGCVINLLDTPGHQDFGEDTYRTLLAADSAVMLIDAAKGVEPQTKKLFAICRERGIPLFTFMNKLDRPSRDPLELLDELERVLGIHAYPVNWPLGSGEQFRGVYDRASRRVHLFERSAHGATRAAVEVTDARDDRLRALVDESTYAQFRDGLELLEGAGAAFVPEAMLRGEVTPVFFGSAVTNFGVALFLDDFVRMAPAPGPQLLRGGGTVRPDDERFTGFVFKIQANMDPRHRDRVAFVRICSGRFARDLTVRNARSGAAVRLSRAMRLFADTRESLETAYAGDVVGLANPGVFAIGDTLCDAACGQGVEFPKIPAFAPEHFAAIRSVDSATYKAFAKGIAQLSEEGAVQVFDPWQPGAFEPVLGVVGELQLEVAKYRLEAEYGVRTFVSSLPYTLAMHVVSDERALGNMQVPSNARLVRDGDGKAVALFESEWSLRLAREWNPNVTFAAFGKSA; encoded by the coding sequence GTGACGGATACCCCGCTCGCCGCGGAGGTAGCGCGCCGGCGTACGTTCGCGATCATTTCCCATCCCGATGCCGGCAAGACGACGCTCACGGAGAAGCTGCTGCTCTACGGCGGCGCGATACACGTGGCGGGCCAAGTCTCCGCACGCAAGCGCCAGCGCGAGGTGACCAGCGACTGGATGGCGCTCGAGCGCGAGCGCGGCATCTCGATCACCTCGACGGTTCTCCAGTTTCCCTATGCCGGCTGCGTTATCAACTTGCTCGACACCCCGGGGCACCAGGACTTCGGAGAGGATACGTACCGCACGCTGCTCGCCGCCGACTCGGCGGTGATGCTCATCGACGCGGCCAAAGGCGTCGAGCCGCAGACGAAAAAGCTCTTCGCAATTTGCCGCGAGCGTGGGATTCCGCTCTTCACGTTCATGAACAAGCTCGACCGGCCGAGCCGCGATCCGCTGGAGTTGCTGGACGAACTGGAACGCGTGCTCGGCATCCATGCGTATCCCGTGAACTGGCCGCTCGGCAGCGGAGAACAATTCCGCGGCGTGTACGATCGTGCATCGCGCCGCGTGCACCTCTTCGAGCGCAGCGCGCACGGAGCGACGCGTGCCGCCGTCGAGGTAACCGATGCACGAGATGACCGTCTTCGCGCACTCGTCGACGAGAGCACCTACGCGCAGTTTCGGGACGGGCTAGAACTTCTCGAGGGTGCGGGTGCGGCGTTCGTTCCGGAGGCGATGCTGCGCGGTGAGGTCACGCCGGTGTTCTTCGGCAGCGCGGTGACGAACTTCGGCGTCGCGCTCTTCCTCGACGATTTCGTGCGCATGGCCCCCGCGCCCGGGCCACAGCTGCTCCGCGGCGGTGGGACCGTGCGTCCCGACGACGAGCGCTTTACGGGATTCGTCTTCAAGATTCAAGCAAACATGGATCCGCGTCACCGCGACCGCGTTGCGTTCGTGCGTATCTGCTCCGGCCGCTTCGCGCGCGATCTCACCGTGCGCAACGCGCGCAGTGGAGCGGCGGTGCGTCTGTCGCGAGCGATGCGCCTCTTTGCAGACACGCGTGAGTCTCTTGAGACGGCGTACGCGGGCGACGTCGTCGGACTCGCCAACCCCGGCGTCTTTGCGATCGGCGACACGCTGTGCGATGCTGCTTGCGGGCAAGGAGTCGAGTTTCCCAAGATTCCGGCATTCGCACCAGAGCATTTTGCGGCGATCCGCAGCGTCGACAGCGCGACCTACAAGGCGTTCGCGAAGGGTATCGCGCAGTTGAGCGAGGAGGGTGCGGTGCAGGTTTTCGATCCATGGCAACCGGGCGCGTTCGAGCCCGTCCTCGGCGTCGTGGGCGAGCTGCAGCTCGAGGTCGCAAAGTATCGGCTGGAGGCGGAGTACGGCGTGCGCACCTTCGTCTCGTCGCTGCCCTACACGCTGGCGATGCACGTCGTCTCCGACGAGCGCGCGCTGGGGAACATGCAGGTGCCGTCGAACGCGCGGCTCGTGCGAGACGGCGACGGGAAGGCGGTCGCGCTCTTTGAGAGCGAGTGGAGCCTGCGTCTCGCGCGGGAATGGAATCCGAACGTCACCTTCGCAGCATTCGGTAAATCCGCGTGA
- a CDS encoding glycosidase, giving the protein MHARGLSTPPPVSLDARAERLGVVLEPDGRPEEAEGVLNPAFTRARDGTALLYPRAVQRGNVSRIELVALRDQNGGREVERLGYALEPHAPYELRERPGYGCEDARVTFVPVLGEYLMAYTAFGPDGPRVAVARSSDARTWERLGLVSFEHPGAAAGDDKDAAFFPEPVVSPAGVPSIAFYHRPMLHISTVDGVAAIPLIEKMPFIDRESIRIAYVALDAVLADRAALLHVVESALVLPPDEQWGSLRIGAGTPPVPIAEGWMSLFHAVDVIGSDGTHPKFRYSAGIVVHDRERPHHVLYRSPRPVLSPEHEAERHGIVDNVVFPTGIDLRPDLGERTFDVYYGMADYSCGAARLTVV; this is encoded by the coding sequence ATGCACGCAAGAGGACTCTCGACGCCGCCGCCCGTCTCACTCGATGCTCGCGCGGAGCGCCTCGGCGTCGTGCTCGAGCCCGACGGACGGCCGGAGGAGGCCGAAGGCGTTTTGAATCCTGCGTTCACGCGGGCGCGTGACGGCACCGCGCTGTTGTATCCGCGTGCCGTGCAACGGGGTAACGTCTCGCGCATCGAGCTCGTCGCGCTGCGCGACCAAAACGGAGGCCGCGAGGTAGAGCGCTTGGGATACGCGCTCGAGCCGCACGCGCCGTACGAGCTGCGCGAGCGGCCGGGTTACGGATGCGAGGACGCGCGTGTCACGTTCGTGCCGGTACTCGGCGAGTACCTCATGGCCTATACGGCATTCGGACCCGATGGACCGCGCGTCGCCGTCGCGCGCTCGAGCGACGCTCGTACGTGGGAACGACTCGGACTGGTCTCTTTCGAACATCCCGGTGCTGCGGCCGGCGACGACAAGGACGCGGCGTTCTTTCCGGAGCCCGTGGTCTCTCCCGCGGGCGTACCGTCGATCGCATTCTACCATCGCCCCATGCTCCACATCTCCACGGTCGACGGCGTCGCAGCGATACCGTTGATCGAGAAGATGCCGTTCATCGATCGCGAGTCGATTCGCATCGCCTACGTTGCGCTCGACGCGGTGCTCGCGGATCGCGCGGCGCTGTTGCACGTCGTGGAGAGCGCGCTCGTTCTGCCGCCCGACGAGCAGTGGGGGTCGCTGCGCATCGGCGCCGGAACCCCTCCGGTGCCGATCGCTGAAGGATGGATGTCGCTCTTTCACGCGGTCGACGTCATCGGCTCGGACGGCACGCATCCGAAATTCCGCTATTCTGCCGGCATCGTCGTGCACGATCGCGAGCGGCCGCATCACGTGCTCTACCGCTCGCCGCGGCCTGTGCTCTCGCCCGAGCACGAGGCGGAGCGGCACGGCATCGTCGACAACGTTGTATTTCCGACGGGGATCGATCTACGGCCCGATCTCGGCGAGCGTACCTTCGACGTCTATTACGGAATGGCCGACTATTCGTGCGGAGCGGCGCGTCTTACGGTAGTATAG
- a CDS encoding COX15/CtaA family protein, giving the protein MKSLRRLALAADLVAFAVVILGSWTRINAAGMTCPDWPMCRGELFPNMSGGTLWEWTHRLLAFSLAPLIAAVCVVAWRSRVRSSPAAVASGVVAALFLIQVALGAATVRLDNTPLSVVLHWGTAMAVIAALTAVAIFAHLPEPGAARGTPPSPRIVLVMLGITAVVAFITMCIGAYVSSSGAGLACLSLPGCAGNVVVYTPGQVVQMLHRVAAAATLLCASIAFALTWTRGVASYVRLAAGAGILLVFIQVILGLLNVALRLPTDLREVHAANAALLFLAFVAATAFAAIDSYAPSLPAYERPH; this is encoded by the coding sequence GTGAAGAGTCTGAGGCGCCTCGCGCTCGCGGCAGATCTCGTTGCGTTTGCGGTCGTCATACTGGGAAGCTGGACGCGGATCAACGCGGCCGGAATGACCTGCCCCGATTGGCCGATGTGCCGGGGCGAGCTCTTCCCAAACATGTCCGGCGGCACGCTCTGGGAATGGACCCATCGCCTCCTCGCCTTCTCGCTGGCACCGCTGATCGCAGCCGTCTGCGTCGTCGCTTGGCGATCGCGAGTACGTTCCTCTCCCGCAGCCGTTGCGAGCGGCGTCGTTGCCGCACTCTTCCTCATTCAAGTTGCGCTCGGAGCTGCGACGGTGCGCCTCGACAACACGCCGCTCTCGGTCGTCCTACACTGGGGAACGGCGATGGCCGTTATCGCGGCACTGACCGCCGTCGCAATCTTTGCCCATCTGCCCGAACCGGGAGCTGCGCGCGGTACTCCACCCTCCCCGCGCATCGTTCTGGTAATGCTCGGCATCACGGCGGTCGTCGCCTTCATTACGATGTGCATCGGGGCGTACGTCAGCTCCAGTGGAGCGGGCCTCGCCTGCCTCTCGCTCCCGGGATGTGCGGGGAACGTCGTCGTATATACCCCCGGCCAGGTCGTCCAGATGCTGCATCGCGTCGCAGCGGCGGCAACGCTTCTCTGCGCGAGTATCGCGTTTGCGTTGACATGGACGAGAGGGGTCGCCTCGTACGTGCGGCTGGCCGCAGGCGCGGGAATACTGCTCGTTTTCATCCAGGTGATCTTGGGACTGCTCAACGTCGCTCTCCGGCTTCCGACCGATCTTCGCGAAGTGCACGCCGCAAACGCTGCGTTGCTCTTTCTTGCCTTCGTGGCCGCAACCGCTTTCGCCGCAATCGATTCTTACGCACCTTCCCTGCCTGCGTACGAGAGGCCGCATTGA